Proteins encoded together in one Streptomyces sp. NBC_01216 window:
- a CDS encoding iron chaperone, with the protein MNNTQSSARRSAADATYDGFTDEERGAMKERAQELKKAARRGPRGAKADTEGDVLAKIAEMPEADRVLAERVHTLVKAAAPGLKPKLWYGMPAYADNGKVVCFFQSAQKFSSRYATLGFSDRAALDEGTMWPTSYALTDITPADEEVISTLLRKAAGGEPAG; encoded by the coding sequence ATGAACAACACGCAGTCGTCCGCCCGGAGGTCCGCCGCCGACGCGACGTACGACGGATTCACGGACGAGGAACGCGGCGCCATGAAGGAGCGCGCCCAGGAGCTGAAGAAGGCCGCCCGTCGCGGCCCTCGCGGAGCGAAGGCGGACACCGAAGGCGATGTGCTCGCGAAGATCGCCGAAATGCCGGAAGCGGACCGGGTCCTGGCCGAACGGGTGCACACCCTCGTCAAGGCCGCCGCGCCCGGCCTGAAGCCGAAGCTCTGGTACGGAATGCCCGCGTACGCCGACAACGGCAAGGTCGTCTGCTTCTTCCAGAGCGCGCAGAAGTTCAGCTCGCGCTACGCCACCCTCGGCTTCAGCGATCGGGCGGCCCTGGACGAGGGCACCATGTGGCCGACCAGCTACGCCCTCACGGACATCACCCCTGCCGACGAGGAGGTCATCAGCACGCTCCTCAGGAAGGCGGCCGGCGGAGAGCCCGCCGGGTGA
- a CDS encoding helix-turn-helix domain-containing protein, giving the protein MCQPAWGRALTTARRLSDLARLRRVRDRIDREYARPLDVEALAHEANMPAGRLGREFRLAYGKAPYAYLTARRVEHATALLRRRDLTVTEAEAALTVGFPSPGIFRTRVTELTGTAPAATHRRRRKTSPSGPTTYSTPRALLSHGRPPASHHPDHRPAERNPS; this is encoded by the coding sequence ATGTGTCAGCCCGCATGGGGCCGAGCGCTGACGACCGCGCGACGGCTGAGCGACCTCGCTCGTCTGCGCCGCGTCCGCGACCGGATCGACCGGGAGTACGCGCGACCACTGGACGTCGAGGCGCTCGCTCACGAGGCGAACATGCCGGCCGGTCGACTCGGCCGCGAGTTCCGGCTCGCCTACGGCAAGGCGCCCTACGCCTATCTGACCGCACGGCGCGTCGAGCACGCGACCGCGCTGCTGCGACGCCGAGACCTCACTGTCACCGAGGCCGAGGCCGCGCTCACGGTCGGGTTCCCGTCCCCCGGCATCTTCCGCACCCGCGTCACCGAACTGACCGGCACGGCGCCCGCCGCCACACACCGGCGTCGCCGGAAGACCTCCCCGAGCGGCCCCACGACGTACTCCACGCCTCGCGCCCTCCTGAGCCACGGCCGGCCCCCGGCCTCGCACCACCCTGACCACCGACCCGCGGAGAGGAACCCGTCATGA
- a CDS encoding VOC family protein, whose protein sequence is MDITIHTTALPHVDPDASLAFYRDVLGFEVRTDVGQGAMRWITVGPVDQPGTSILLAPPAADPGVTEDERRTIAEMMAKGTYGWILLATRDLDGTFEKVQAGDAEVVQEPTEQPYGVRDCAFRDPAGNLIRIQELR, encoded by the coding sequence ATGGACATCACCATTCACACCACGGCCCTTCCGCACGTCGACCCGGACGCCTCCCTCGCGTTCTACCGAGACGTCCTCGGCTTCGAGGTCCGCACCGACGTCGGACAGGGCGCCATGCGCTGGATCACGGTCGGCCCCGTCGACCAGCCCGGCACGTCCATCCTCCTGGCGCCGCCGGCCGCCGACCCCGGAGTCACCGAGGACGAGCGACGCACCATCGCCGAGATGATGGCCAAGGGCACCTACGGCTGGATCCTGCTGGCCACCCGGGACCTCGACGGCACCTTCGAGAAGGTGCAGGCCGGCGACGCCGAAGTCGTCCAGGAGCCGACCGAGCAGCCGTACGGGGTCCGCGACTGCGCCTTCCGCGACCCGGCCGGCAACCTCATCCGCATCCAGGAACTCCGCTGA
- a CDS encoding SPFH domain-containing protein produces MEVSALLVAGLIVALFAVFTVLRAVRIVPQARARNVERLGRYHRTLNPGLNVVIPYIDRVHPVIDLREQVVSFKPQPVITEDNLVVEIDTVLYFQVTDPRAAAYEIANFLQAVEQLTVTTLRNVVGSMDLEKALTSRDTINNQLRGVLDEATGKWGLRVNRVEIKAIDPPQSIKDAMEKQMRAERDKRAAILGAEGQRQSQILTAEGDKQAAVLRAEGNRTAEILKAEGQSRAIDEVFQAVHRNDPDPKVLAYQYLQTLPQLAKGPGSTFWVIPSEVTSALEGVSRAFSEVLPQSPATREKTSDDRAAQAADDAAQAAEAAAEALADAAEADGASGAFPVDPLTGGG; encoded by the coding sequence ATGGAAGTCTCTGCGCTCCTCGTCGCGGGGCTGATCGTCGCGCTCTTCGCGGTCTTCACCGTGCTCCGGGCGGTGCGCATCGTGCCGCAGGCCCGCGCGCGCAACGTCGAGCGGCTCGGCCGATACCACCGCACCCTGAACCCCGGACTGAACGTCGTCATCCCCTACATCGACCGTGTCCATCCCGTGATCGACCTGCGCGAACAGGTCGTCTCGTTCAAACCCCAGCCCGTGATCACCGAGGACAACCTGGTCGTGGAGATCGACACGGTCCTGTACTTCCAGGTCACCGACCCGCGCGCGGCGGCCTACGAGATCGCGAACTTCCTCCAGGCGGTCGAACAGCTCACCGTCACCACCCTGCGCAACGTGGTCGGCTCCATGGACCTGGAGAAGGCGCTGACCTCCCGTGACACCATCAACAACCAGTTGCGCGGCGTGCTGGACGAGGCCACCGGCAAATGGGGGCTGAGGGTCAACCGGGTGGAGATCAAGGCGATCGACCCGCCGCAGTCCATCAAGGACGCGATGGAGAAGCAGATGCGGGCCGAGCGCGACAAGCGGGCGGCGATCCTCGGCGCCGAAGGGCAGCGCCAGTCCCAGATCCTCACGGCCGAAGGCGACAAGCAGGCAGCGGTCCTGCGTGCGGAGGGCAACCGCACGGCCGAGATCCTCAAGGCCGAAGGCCAGTCACGGGCCATCGACGAGGTGTTCCAGGCCGTGCACCGCAACGACCCTGACCCCAAGGTGCTCGCTTACCAGTACCTGCAGACCCTGCCGCAGCTCGCCAAGGGTCCGGGCAGCACGTTCTGGGTGATCCCCAGCGAGGTCACCTCCGCCCTGGAAGGAGTGTCCCGCGCGTTCAGCGAGGTGCTCCCCCAGTCACCGGCGACCCGAGAGAAGACCTCGGACGACCGGGCCGCCCAGGCCGCGGACGACGCGGCCCAGGCAGCCGAGGCCGCCGCCGAGGCGCTCGCCGACGCGGCCGAGGCCGACGGAGCCTCCGGCGCCTTCCCGGTCGATCCACTCACCGGCGGGGGCTGA
- a CDS encoding NfeD family protein, with amino-acid sequence MDLWLIWLIIAGVLAVAEIFTLTAALGLLGGAALITAGFAALGLPLPLQLLVFTIVAAATLLFVRPLVLRTVTRPQRERFGVDALIGRSAYVVSEVTGVGGRVRIGGEEWTARAYDEALVIPPGTTVDVVEISGATALVYPQG; translated from the coding sequence ATGGACCTATGGCTGATCTGGCTCATCATCGCGGGAGTGCTGGCCGTGGCCGAGATCTTCACTCTCACGGCCGCACTGGGCCTGCTGGGAGGGGCCGCGCTGATCACGGCGGGGTTCGCGGCGCTCGGGCTTCCGCTGCCCCTGCAACTCCTCGTGTTCACGATCGTCGCCGCCGCCACCCTGCTGTTCGTCCGTCCCCTCGTCCTGCGCACCGTGACCCGGCCGCAGCGGGAGCGTTTCGGCGTGGACGCCCTGATCGGCAGGAGCGCCTACGTCGTCTCGGAGGTCACGGGAGTGGGTGGCAGGGTCCGCATCGGCGGCGAGGAGTGGACGGCCCGCGCCTATGACGAGGCACTGGTGATCCCTCCCGGCACGACCGTCGACGTGGTGGAGATCAGCGGCGCCACCGCACTCGTCTACCCCCAGGGATGA
- a CDS encoding CDP-alcohol phosphatidyltransferase family protein: MSVSVSDLADSRAATDALLRTLSAGRGRPRAVAGFLRLAAGRSLAQATFRPRAVGQLTALHSVLLAAAPDRAGVTWVTASWTLGVLHLGLLERRDRLALADVFTLLRGNLPALAAGAGRWSGLLAVALDFADGRTARRRGTVSPFGEHADSIADAAFWTWLALRHEPGRTVRLAAVGAWLLPVAAVTADAVRAGRMPERPRPVLLRPAAALQLLLAVRHLRRRSPAAPAG; encoded by the coding sequence GTGTCCGTGTCCGTATCCGACCTCGCAGACTCCCGCGCCGCCACCGACGCCCTGCTCCGGACGCTCTCGGCGGGCCGCGGGCGGCCCCGTGCCGTCGCCGGCTTCCTGCGGCTGGCCGCGGGGCGGTCCCTGGCGCAGGCGACATTCCGGCCGCGGGCCGTCGGACAGCTCACCGCCCTGCACTCGGTCCTGCTCGCCGCGGCCCCCGACCGCGCCGGCGTGACCTGGGTGACGGCGAGCTGGACCCTCGGCGTCCTCCATCTGGGCCTTCTGGAGCGACGCGACCGCCTGGCGCTCGCGGACGTGTTCACCCTGCTGCGCGGCAACCTTCCCGCGCTGGCCGCCGGAGCCGGCCGCTGGTCGGGGCTGCTGGCGGTCGCCCTGGACTTCGCCGACGGCCGCACGGCCCGCCGGCGCGGCACCGTGAGCCCGTTCGGCGAGCACGCGGACAGCATCGCCGACGCCGCCTTCTGGACCTGGCTCGCGCTGCGGCACGAACCCGGCCGGACGGTGCGGCTCGCGGCTGTCGGCGCGTGGCTCCTTCCGGTCGCCGCCGTGACCGCCGACGCCGTCCGCGCGGGCCGGATGCCCGAGCGGCCCCGGCCCGTACTGCTGCGCCCCGCCGCTGCCCTGCAGCTGCTCCTCGCCGTGCGGCACCTCCGCCGCCGTTCCCCGGCGGCTCCGGCGGGGTGA
- a CDS encoding nicotinate phosphoribosyltransferase produces MSQVTTTDLYEVTMALSYLREDLRAPATFSLFARELPPGRGFLVAAGLEPALDYLSRFRVGRSDIADFAEVLRRPVEELEPLHGLSFDGQVRAVPEGRLVLAGEPLLEVTAPLPQAQLVESFLLSLLCHQTTIASKAARCVLAGAGRPLVDFSLRRAHGAEAGTQAARVCGLVGFAGTSNVAAARRYGIPAAGTMAHSYVETFGSEEAAFRAFARAHPGPVTFLVDTYDTDRGVATAARVLADLGLGPGCGIRLDSGDLGALARRARAALDAAGLGEVRIVASGGLDEYRVDRLVRQGAPIDAYAVGTKVGTSADAPFLDAAYKMVEYDGRPVMKLSSAKVTAPAPKQVFRGPGLRDVIGLANEEPPAGTEPLLRTVMRGGLRTGPPDTLGAARARFEADVAELPEEARRIEAPVAPLPAVSTRLTALTAVVRHRLEARSPESDGRGDG; encoded by the coding sequence GTGTCCCAGGTGACGACCACCGACCTGTACGAGGTCACCATGGCTCTCTCGTACCTGCGGGAAGACCTGCGCGCGCCGGCCACCTTCAGCCTGTTCGCACGCGAGCTGCCCCCGGGGCGCGGCTTCCTCGTGGCCGCCGGGCTCGAGCCCGCGCTCGACTACCTCTCCCGCTTCCGCGTGGGGCGCTCGGACATCGCGGACTTCGCGGAGGTGCTGCGCAGGCCCGTCGAGGAGCTCGAACCGCTGCACGGGCTGTCCTTCGACGGGCAGGTCCGGGCCGTGCCCGAAGGTCGGCTCGTCCTCGCCGGGGAGCCTCTCCTGGAGGTCACCGCCCCGCTGCCGCAGGCGCAGCTGGTGGAAAGCTTCCTGCTCTCCCTCCTCTGCCATCAGACGACGATCGCGTCCAAGGCGGCCCGGTGCGTGCTCGCCGGCGCGGGCCGCCCCCTGGTGGACTTCTCGCTCCGCCGCGCCCACGGCGCGGAGGCGGGCACGCAAGCGGCTCGGGTGTGCGGCCTGGTCGGCTTCGCCGGGACCAGCAACGTCGCCGCCGCGCGCCGCTACGGCATCCCCGCGGCGGGCACGATGGCCCACTCGTACGTCGAGACCTTCGGCTCCGAGGAGGCGGCGTTCCGGGCCTTCGCCCGCGCCCACCCGGGGCCGGTGACCTTCCTCGTCGACACCTACGACACCGATCGGGGCGTGGCGACCGCCGCGCGCGTCCTCGCGGACCTCGGGCTCGGTCCCGGATGCGGGATCCGTCTGGACAGCGGCGACCTGGGCGCCCTGGCCCGCCGGGCACGTGCCGCCCTGGACGCGGCGGGGCTCGGGGAGGTGCGGATCGTCGCGAGTGGCGGACTGGACGAGTACCGCGTGGACCGGCTGGTGCGCCAGGGGGCGCCGATCGACGCGTACGCCGTGGGGACGAAGGTCGGCACGTCCGCGGACGCCCCCTTCCTGGACGCGGCGTACAAGATGGTCGAGTACGACGGCCGGCCCGTCATGAAGCTCTCATCGGCGAAGGTGACGGCTCCCGCGCCGAAGCAGGTCTTCCGCGGTCCCGGGCTGCGAGACGTCATCGGCCTGGCGAACGAGGAGCCGCCCGCGGGCACGGAGCCGCTTCTGCGGACCGTGATGCGTGGCGGGCTCCGCACCGGGCCGCCCGACACCCTGGGCGCCGCCCGCGCCCGCTTCGAGGCGGACGTCGCGGAACTGCCGGAGGAGGCGCGGCGTATCGAGGCTCCCGTGGCGCCGCTGCCGGCCGTGTCGACGCGGCTGACGGCCCTGACGGCGGTCGTGCGGCACAGGCTGGAGGCGCGGTCACCGGAGAGCGACGGGCGAGGTGACGGGTGA